The Aedes albopictus strain Foshan chromosome 1, AalbF5, whole genome shotgun sequence genomic interval GTTCGATTCCTGGGGAAAGGTTCCGTCAGGGTTGTACCATGAGAATGGAAACGCACTGGGAAACGTTGATCAGTGCCGAGGGATCGAGCCAATCCGGATGCAGCATTGCACATTCATCGGATTGTTTCCAAGTGAGATAGGACTGCTGTTTTCAGGTTTGTGTGTTCCACATTCCTGTAGTCCGGACTTTGTACAGCAACTGTACGGAGATTACTTGAACAGCCAAGGAGGTATGGTGGTACCGGTGTTCGAGCAGGAGTCGCTCTGTATTAGGGATGAGGAAGTGCGGTACGATGGAGCCATGATTACAGCCATGTAAGTTTGTAATTGTGCAACATAAACTAATTCAGTCAAGAGTCAGTGAATCTTCTTTTTAGTGTCATCAGCTCTATCATCGGCCTGTGTGTTCTGAGCAGTACTATGTACGAATTAATCATACTAGGAATGAAGCGCGAGATCAACCCATTGTACAGCTCCTTCTCATTGCTGGGAAACGTGCGGAGCATTCTACACCTGGTGCCACGCGTCAAAAATACACAACAGAAATCCAGCATGGTCGAGTGTGCCCACGGCATCCGATCACTGTCCATGATCTGGATCATAGTACTCCACGTACACGACATGGCGAACACAAAGCCCTGGGAGAACGATCCAGCGCGGGTGGAATATCTCAGAGGTTTCTGGGCTTCCTTACTGCATTACAGTGGTATGTTGGCCGTGGACACGTTCCTCGTGCTCAGCGGAATGCTTGTGGCGATGAGCATGCTAAGGGAGCTCGATAAAAAGGGCAAAATCAACCCGTTGATGCTGTATTTGCATCGTTACATCCGTATCACGGCTCCGTTAGCTCCACTTATACTGTTCGTAGTTTCTTTTGCGGTTTACATGGGAGAAGGCGTGTTCTGGAAGGTGAACTTCGATTTTCTGAAGTCAGGCTGCTTGGACAATTGGTGGGCTGCTCTCCTACACATTCAGAACTACGTAGATCCCCAGAACATGGTAAGAAACAGCCGAGTACCTTTGATTCCGGTTCTCAAATCATTCTCTTAATTCCAGTGCTTGCCATGGACGTGGTACCTCTCCGTGGATATGCAGCTGTACATCATCGCACCGGCCCTAATCTACCCACTGTGGCGATACGGGAAGCGAGTACTGTTGGTTATCGGCGGGCTTGCCGTACTATCGATGGTATGCGTACTGACCACCTTCCTCGTCAACGAATTCCGGATGAATTTTTTCGTCCCGGACATAGATAATCGAAAGCATGCGCTAACCTACTACGCAACGCACGCCCGAATGGCCGTTTGGCTATGGGGACTTGGCTTCGGATACATTCTTCACAAGACCAGGGAGACCGGTGTGAATCTGCCCAAACGATACTGGATCGTCGGATGGGTCGCCTGCTTCACTCTGCTCGGATTGATCATCTTCTCCAACTACCAAATCCACACCACAAATGTCGATGACTTTTCGCATGTGATCGACGCTTTCTACGAACCGCTTTCCCGATCCGTATTCGCTGTGTGCGTGATGTGGATAATCCTGGCCTGCGTAAACGGCAAAGGCGGTCTGCTGGATGAGTTTTTGGGAGCTTCTATGTGGCAGCCGCTATCGCGGTTATCGTTCACCATGTATCTGCTACACGTTTTACTGCTGGTGATGGCTTCGATAGCACCGTCCAAAACGAGCGCCTATTTCAGTGTAATCGATATGTTCTACCGGATATGGGGAGCCATTGGATTGACGACCAGTGTAACGCTGCTGTGGAGTGCTATCTTTGAAGTTCCGTTCGGAACGCTCGATAGGTTACTGTTGCGGAGCTGAGCGTCGTCAGCAGATGTACGACCGGAATGTGATATTCAGATTGTTGATAATTCTCAAATACAGGACAAATGCTCTTAGCCTTTCAAACTCATAAAGCATTGTCCATTAAGAATCCATacgcttaccttaccttaccgatcaggctgaggacggggtggcctctgctgtacatagtagccgtctccattccactcggtccatggctgtttgtctccagttccgcactctgcgtagggtccgcagatcgaccTCCACTTGGTCAACCGACCTAGCTCGCTgccctccacgtcttcttgtaccggtcggatgactctcgagaaccattttagtcgggttgctatccaacatcctgatgacgtgacccgcccaccgtagcctcccgattttcgcggtatggacgatggttggttctctcagcagctgctgcagctcgtggttcattcgccttctccaagtcccgtcttccatctgcactccgccgtagatggtacgcaacacctttcgctcgaaaactccaagggcgcgtttgtcctctgcacgtagggtccatgtttcgtgcccatagagaacgaccggtcttatcagcgttttgtagatagttaacttcttgttacggcgaactttattcgatcgtagagttctgcggagtccaaagtaagcacgatttcctgccacaatgcgcctctgaatttctctgctggtgtcgttgtcggtggtcaccagtgagcccaagtacacgaattcttcaaccgcctcgatttcatcaccgtcgatataaattcggggcggcgggcgcggtgatccctctctggagccctttgccatcatgtactttgtctttgacacattaatgactaatccgattcgtctggcttcactctttagttggatgtacgtttccgccatcatctcaaatttacgagcaataatatcaatatcatcagcgaaaccaagcagctgaacggacttcgtgaaaatcgtaccactcgtgttaatccccgctctccttattacaccctctaatgccgtaaccctctgcgacattcgaagggactcgagagtgtccctgatactcgaactacgcacatcactcgatccatcgtcgccttgatcaatcgtatcagtctatccgggaatccgtatttgtgcataatctgccatagctgttctaatTGATCATGCTTATTGTTATTATAGtcataattacataagataaacttatgaaaaaagCAGAAAAcacgtaaaatgatgcagactccaagaccttcccaggttttgcagaccagatctcactgggttgcaagcaaccactatttagaaatctttgcctgcgcgtgtataaagcaccacaactgcaaagcagatgttccgtattacagaaacgacagatatcactctgaatatggccaatatttttcaagtgattcctgctcgggcagtgtctagttactaggccagtgtatgtacatagagctctcttgttgagctctaagagctttttggttttataagcatttggtgttataaatcgttttgactgattgcaatttttgacatccatccaattggatatcatcctctgctcagcccagcgtttcaggtccattttaattgtacagtttgatataccacagaatggttctgagccagcaaactgtaaattggaaccacttttagcaagctcgtctgccatttcattcctttcaatgccacagtgacctggaacgcagtataagtttactgaattcccttggcacagcctgcgcagtgaaagaatgcattcccagacaagctttgaagtacatttgtaagcgcacaatcaagcgcacaatgcttttagtgcagcttgactatctgagaaaatgcaaatatttgcatatctgtattttctctcaaggcagatatttgcgcatttcaaaatagcaagaatctctgcttgaaacaccgtaggatagtgtcccatcgccactgaaatttgtattccagggccgtagattcttgctcccgtttttattccaacttttgagccatctgtatagaatttgtaaagacaattcacaccgtcttcagccagaggctgcacagactgaacacattacttacactagacaacggacaacacacagaacactcagtggcccagtgatgaatttttcgtttgacgaaaagttcccaccgactggagcgggaatcgaacccacactccgaggcttacgatacgcctagacgactgccgccgctaaccgcacgggtACGAAGCCCAccaatttgattgacccttgacgaacagtgggacctccgacttcccaatctgcacgagttgtttcgtgcaacttgtaaggaacatcatggttctccactggtttcatccagtctttaatcattttcattactggcctattttgaaagtattgtgaaatgctcaggtgacctacaagatcacctggcataaacttttcaactcgttcaagtctcagcaattccttttctgcttctaattgcacgtactcgtgcaaaggtagcagattgagaatcgcatctaaagcttttgatggagtgcttcgcatcgctcctgtaacagcaatggacgcaagacgttgaattttagCAAGCTTtgattgtgtggtagcctctcttgtttttggccaccagacaaacgaagcatacgtcacttttgggcggattatggcagtataaatccacattatcatttttggtttcaagccccacttcctgccaatagttttggagcaggggaata includes:
- the LOC109427398 gene encoding nose resistant to fluoxetine protein 6; protein product: MWSTWLLPLTLLSSGTVPVEKVEHQQTNGSRNALRNVDIISVEEILLLNRHFVDYLAAINDQTLQDASDRQCAITLQQLAVAYLERERIGLEWFDSWGKVPSGLYHENGNALGNVDQCRGIEPIRMQHCTFIGLFPSEIGLLFSGLCVPHSCSPDFVQQLYGDYLNSQGGMVVPVFEQESLCIRDEEVRYDGAMITAIVISSIIGLCVLSSTMYELIILGMKREINPLYSSFSLLGNVRSILHLVPRVKNTQQKSSMVECAHGIRSLSMIWIIVLHVHDMANTKPWENDPARVEYLRGFWASLLHYSGMLAVDTFLVLSGMLVAMSMLRELDKKGKINPLMLYLHRYIRITAPLAPLILFVVSFAVYMGEGVFWKVNFDFLKSGCLDNWWAALLHIQNYVDPQNMCLPWTWYLSVDMQLYIIAPALIYPLWRYGKRVLLVIGGLAVLSMVCVLTTFLVNEFRMNFFVPDIDNRKHALTYYATHARMAVWLWGLGFGYILHKTRETGVNLPKRYWIVGWVACFTLLGLIIFSNYQIHTTNVDDFSHVIDAFYEPLSRSVFAVCVMWIILACVNGKGGLLDEFLGASMWQPLSRLSFTMYLLHVLLLVMASIAPSKTSAYFSVIDMFYRIWGAIGLTTSVTLLWSAIFEVPFGTLDRLLLRS